Proteins encoded within one genomic window of Streptomyces sp. NBC_01314:
- a CDS encoding carbohydrate ABC transporter permease — MSTTVTAKVRTPVRPARILLHLFLAGTSLAWLAPLLWALYSAMRPYAETSEKGYVSWPDKLTLDNFTNAFTQSDMGHYFVNTMLIAVPAVLVTLFLSSMVAFYVSRFDFRINLALLLVFTAGNLLPQQVIITPLYRLYLLIDLPGITMSGKLYDSALGLVLIHIAFQSGFCAFVLANYMRSLPHELTEAALVDGASVWRMYWQIVLPLCRPAMAALGTLLSIWIYNDFFWALVLISTGENMPITSALNNLSGQYFTDNNLVAAGALLTAIPTLIVYFLLQRQFVSGLTLGANKG, encoded by the coding sequence ATGAGCACCACCGTCACGGCCAAGGTCCGTACGCCCGTCCGCCCCGCCCGGATCCTGCTGCACCTCTTCCTCGCGGGCACCTCACTCGCATGGCTCGCGCCGCTGCTGTGGGCGCTGTACTCGGCCATGCGGCCGTACGCGGAGACCAGCGAGAAGGGCTATGTCTCCTGGCCCGACAAGCTGACCCTCGACAACTTCACGAACGCGTTCACGCAGTCGGACATGGGGCACTACTTCGTCAACACGATGCTCATTGCCGTGCCGGCGGTGCTGGTGACCCTGTTCCTGTCGTCGATGGTGGCCTTCTACGTCAGCCGCTTCGACTTCCGCATCAACCTCGCCCTGCTGCTGGTCTTCACCGCCGGCAACCTGCTCCCGCAGCAGGTCATCATCACCCCGCTGTACCGCCTGTACCTGCTCATCGACCTGCCCGGCATCACCATGTCCGGCAAGCTGTACGACTCCGCGCTCGGCCTGGTCCTCATCCACATCGCGTTCCAGTCCGGCTTCTGCGCGTTCGTGCTCGCCAACTACATGCGCTCGCTGCCGCACGAGCTGACCGAGGCCGCCCTCGTCGACGGCGCGTCCGTGTGGCGCATGTACTGGCAGATCGTGCTGCCGCTGTGCCGCCCTGCGATGGCAGCCCTGGGCACCCTGCTCTCCATCTGGATCTACAACGACTTCTTCTGGGCCCTGGTCCTCATCTCCACCGGCGAGAACATGCCGATCACCTCGGCGTTGAACAACCTCTCCGGCCAGTACTTCACCGACAACAACCTCGTCGCCGCCGGAGCCCTGCTCACCGCGATCCCCACCCTGATCGTCTACTTCCTGCTCCAGCGGCAGTTCGTCAGCGGCCTCACGCTGGGCGCCAACAAGGGCTGA
- a CDS encoding beta-galactosidase, whose amino-acid sequence MSTARRLRIPGIAYGGDYNPEQWPEEVWAEDVRLMGEAGVTMVSVGIFSWALLEPAEGVYDFARMDKILDLLHENGIAADLATPTAAPPAWFFREHPEALPVDKDGRTLSYGSRQTFCPSSPAYRRAALRIAEALAGRYATHPAVAMWHIHNEYGCHNDACYCDTSAAAFRTWLRARYGDDLDALNHAWGTTFWSQWYYDWDQILPPRATAAPPNPTHQLDWRRFCSDELLSLCTAERDVLRRAAPDTPATTNFLVLRTIDALDYWRWAPELDILSNDHYLLSDDPEPEVDIALHGDLMRSLAGGPWFLMEHSTGAVNWQPVNRAKRPGEMRRNALAHVAHGADGIAFFQWRAAKAGAEQWHSAMLPHAGTDSQIWRDVVQLGADLRALAEVRDSTSTAQVAIVWDWDARWALELPSQPSGALRYQDLVRDWYTPLWRAGVAVDFVRPDDPELDRYRLVLAPSLYLVAKAAAANLARFAERGGTLAVGFHSGMVDENTHVYLGGYPGAFRDVLGVVTDELFPLLPGETTGLTGDVASGATADLWSERIRLTGAQAVASHADGPLAGHPAVTRNRHGDGTAWYLGTHPDQDTLAALLDRIRQEAGVTPEQDAPAGIEVVRRRGAGADYLFLIDHTGKGAEAPAEGVELLTGTPVTGTVTVPPGGVAVVREPR is encoded by the coding sequence GTGAGTACCGCACGCCGTCTTCGCATTCCCGGAATCGCCTACGGAGGTGACTACAACCCCGAGCAGTGGCCGGAGGAGGTCTGGGCCGAGGACGTGCGCCTGATGGGCGAGGCCGGGGTGACCATGGTCAGCGTCGGCATCTTCTCCTGGGCGCTGCTCGAACCGGCCGAGGGCGTCTACGACTTCGCCCGCATGGACAAGATCCTCGACCTGCTCCACGAGAACGGCATCGCCGCAGACCTGGCGACACCGACGGCGGCACCGCCGGCCTGGTTCTTCCGCGAGCACCCGGAAGCGCTGCCGGTCGACAAGGACGGCCGCACACTGTCGTACGGCAGCCGCCAGACCTTCTGCCCGTCCAGCCCCGCCTACCGCCGAGCAGCGCTGCGGATCGCCGAAGCCCTCGCCGGGCGCTACGCCACCCACCCGGCCGTCGCCATGTGGCACATCCACAACGAATACGGCTGCCACAACGACGCCTGCTACTGCGACACCAGCGCCGCCGCCTTCCGCACCTGGCTGCGCGCCCGCTACGGCGACGACCTGGACGCCCTCAACCACGCCTGGGGCACCACGTTCTGGAGCCAGTGGTACTACGACTGGGACCAGATCCTGCCGCCCCGCGCCACCGCGGCTCCCCCGAACCCCACCCACCAGCTGGACTGGCGCCGCTTCTGCTCCGACGAACTGCTCTCCCTGTGCACCGCCGAACGCGACGTACTGCGCCGGGCCGCTCCGGATACCCCGGCGACCACCAACTTCCTGGTCCTGCGCACCATCGACGCCCTCGACTACTGGCGCTGGGCACCGGAGTTGGACATCCTCTCCAACGACCACTACCTGCTGTCCGACGACCCGGAGCCCGAGGTCGACATCGCCCTCCACGGCGACCTGATGCGCTCGCTCGCGGGCGGCCCGTGGTTCCTCATGGAGCACTCGACCGGCGCCGTCAACTGGCAGCCCGTCAACCGCGCCAAGCGGCCCGGGGAAATGCGCCGCAACGCGCTCGCGCACGTGGCCCACGGTGCCGACGGCATCGCGTTCTTCCAGTGGCGGGCGGCGAAGGCGGGCGCCGAGCAGTGGCACTCGGCGATGCTGCCGCACGCCGGCACCGACAGCCAGATCTGGCGCGACGTCGTCCAACTCGGCGCGGACCTGCGGGCGTTGGCCGAAGTGCGGGACTCCACCAGCACGGCACAGGTGGCGATCGTATGGGACTGGGACGCCCGCTGGGCACTGGAACTGCCCTCCCAGCCCAGCGGCGCACTGCGCTACCAGGACCTGGTACGGGACTGGTACACCCCCCTGTGGCGGGCCGGGGTCGCCGTCGACTTCGTACGCCCCGACGACCCCGAACTCGACCGCTACCGGCTCGTCCTGGCACCCTCGCTGTACCTGGTCGCAAAGGCAGCCGCGGCGAACCTCGCCCGGTTCGCCGAACGCGGGGGCACGCTGGCCGTCGGCTTCCACAGCGGCATGGTCGACGAGAACACTCATGTGTACCTGGGCGGTTACCCCGGCGCGTTCCGCGATGTCCTCGGCGTGGTCACCGACGAGCTCTTCCCCCTGCTGCCGGGCGAGACGACCGGCCTGACCGGCGACGTGGCGTCGGGCGCCACGGCCGACCTGTGGTCGGAACGCATCCGGCTCACCGGCGCACAGGCCGTCGCCTCCCACGCCGACGGCCCACTGGCCGGCCACCCCGCCGTCACCCGCAACCGGCACGGCGACGGCACCGCCTGGTATCTGGGCACCCACCCCGACCAGGACACGCTCGCCGCCCTGCTCGACCGCATCCGCCAGGAGGCCGGCGTCACACCGGAGCAGGACGCACCCGCCGGGATCGAGGTCGTCCGGCGCCGGGGCGCGGGGGCCGACTACCTGTTCCTCATCGACCACACCGGAAAGGGCGCCGAAGCACCTGCCGAAGGCGTCGAACTCCTCACCGGCACACCGGTCACCGGAACCGTCACCGTCCCACCGGGAGGCGTCGCCGTCGTCCGCGAGCCCCGCTGA
- a CDS encoding SMP-30/gluconolactonase/LRE family protein yields the protein MTSASAPTAVVVDGAYELAEGGRWIDGRYVYVDILSGRLFELRDGTDPATPRQLARLDVPLGAVAPVGDRPGAWIAAAGTGIALLTSDGALEWLDRPEDRTPVPSRMNDGVADPAGRFWAGSMAFDGTPGAGSLYRTDPDGTVVRVLDGLTIVNGPAFTADGTTMYLADTAVGTILRCRVDPASGDLVGGPEIFARLRDGEGSPDGMTVDEQGCLWVAMWGAGTVRRYHPDGHLLHTLTVPAPHPTSVCLHPGGNRLYVTTARYGVTNPTAASGAVLSVSVPVGGTAACSWRRPRPATTA from the coding sequence ATGACATCTGCATCAGCACCGACGGCGGTCGTCGTGGACGGCGCGTACGAACTCGCCGAGGGCGGCCGCTGGATCGACGGCCGGTACGTGTACGTCGACATCCTCAGCGGCCGGCTCTTCGAACTCCGCGACGGCACCGACCCGGCGACCCCGCGCCAACTGGCCCGGCTCGACGTGCCGTTGGGCGCCGTCGCGCCGGTGGGGGACCGGCCTGGAGCGTGGATCGCCGCCGCGGGCACCGGCATCGCGCTGCTCACCTCGGACGGCGCACTGGAATGGCTGGACCGCCCCGAGGACCGCACCCCCGTCCCCAGCCGGATGAACGACGGCGTCGCGGACCCCGCAGGCCGCTTCTGGGCCGGCAGCATGGCCTTCGACGGCACCCCCGGCGCGGGTTCGCTCTACCGAACGGACCCCGACGGCACGGTGGTACGCGTCCTCGACGGCCTGACCATCGTCAACGGTCCGGCCTTCACCGCCGACGGCACGACCATGTACCTCGCCGACACGGCCGTCGGCACCATCCTCCGCTGCCGGGTCGACCCCGCCTCCGGCGACCTCGTCGGCGGCCCGGAGATCTTCGCCCGACTGCGCGACGGCGAAGGCAGCCCCGACGGGATGACCGTCGACGAGCAGGGCTGCCTGTGGGTCGCGATGTGGGGTGCCGGCACGGTCCGCCGCTACCACCCCGACGGTCACCTGCTCCACACCCTGACCGTGCCCGCCCCCCACCCCACGTCGGTGTGTCTGCACCCCGGCGGCAACCGCCTCTACGTCACCACGGCCCGCTACGGGGTGACGAACCCGACCGCGGCCTCGGGCGCGGTGCTGAGCGTTTCCGTACCGGTCGGAGGAACGGCGGCCTGCTCCTGGCGCCGACCGCGTCCGGCCACCACCGCCTGA
- a CDS encoding sugar kinase, whose product MAALRAQGALRLGGSLGLSVAGAESNVAIGLARLGHRVRWAGRVGADELGALVLRTLRAEGVDTDHAVTDDTGRPTGLLLTEPRLGTLTRVSYYRAGSAGSAVAPHDVLPALAPGSRVLHLTGITPALGPSAAEAVLAAAKTARESGVTVCLDVNYRSRLWTSDRARTALRPILDHTDLLIASEDELPLVQEVPGAGESEAVHGVLAAGVAEVVVKRGARGATVFTADGATDRAAREVDAVDLVGAGDAFVAGYLSGLLDGTDIPARLHRAVTTAAFAVATRGDWEGLPTRDELGLFDEPDGTTIR is encoded by the coding sequence ATGGCGGCCCTCCGGGCCCAGGGCGCGCTGCGCTTGGGCGGCAGCCTCGGCCTGTCCGTCGCCGGAGCCGAGTCCAATGTCGCGATCGGCCTCGCCCGGCTCGGCCACCGGGTGCGCTGGGCAGGCCGCGTCGGTGCGGACGAACTCGGCGCGCTGGTCCTGCGCACGCTGCGCGCCGAGGGCGTCGACACCGACCACGCGGTCACCGACGACACCGGCCGGCCCACCGGACTGCTGCTGACCGAACCTCGTCTGGGAACGCTGACCCGAGTCAGTTACTACCGCGCGGGTTCAGCGGGTTCGGCAGTCGCACCGCACGACGTCCTGCCCGCGCTGGCCCCCGGGTCCCGCGTTCTGCACCTGACCGGCATCACACCGGCGCTCGGTCCGTCGGCGGCCGAGGCGGTCCTGGCCGCCGCCAAGACCGCCCGCGAGAGCGGTGTCACCGTATGCCTCGACGTCAACTACCGCTCCCGGCTGTGGACGTCCGACCGAGCCCGCACCGCCCTGCGACCGATCCTGGACCATACGGACCTGCTCATCGCCTCCGAGGACGAGCTGCCGCTGGTGCAGGAAGTGCCCGGTGCGGGCGAGTCCGAGGCCGTGCACGGCGTGCTGGCGGCAGGCGTCGCCGAGGTGGTCGTCAAGCGGGGTGCCCGCGGCGCGACCGTCTTCACCGCCGACGGCGCAACCGACCGTGCCGCGCGAGAAGTTGACGCCGTCGACCTGGTCGGCGCGGGCGACGCCTTCGTGGCCGGATACCTCTCCGGCCTCCTCGACGGCACGGACATCCCCGCCCGGCTGCACCGGGCGGTCACCACCGCGGCCTTCGCCGTCGCCACCCGGGGTGACTGGGAGGGTCTGCCGACGCGGGACGAACTCGGCCTGTTCGACGAGCCCGACGGCACGACCATTCGCTGA
- a CDS encoding bifunctional 4-hydroxy-2-oxoglutarate aldolase/2-dehydro-3-deoxy-phosphogluconate aldolase, with protein MNLVESLRTHRLLAIVRGKDPAAAVRTVHTLAEEGIAAVEVSLTTADALTVIRQARAELGPDALLGAGTVRSAADAARAVDAGASFLVTPALVDGLEPYGVPVLMGALTPTEIETALARGAAAIKLFPGSLGGPGYLKALRDPFPEVPFVPVGGVDAQAARDYLDRGALAVGVGSPLVGDAADGGDLGQLRARAAEFRTVTVGERP; from the coding sequence ATGAACCTGGTGGAATCGCTCCGAACCCACCGCCTGCTGGCGATCGTCCGCGGCAAGGACCCCGCCGCCGCCGTGCGCACCGTACACACCCTCGCCGAGGAGGGCATCGCGGCCGTCGAGGTCTCGCTGACCACCGCCGACGCCCTGACCGTCATCAGGCAGGCACGCGCCGAACTCGGCCCCGACGCACTGCTCGGCGCAGGAACCGTGCGCTCCGCCGCGGACGCCGCCCGTGCCGTCGACGCGGGCGCCTCCTTCCTCGTCACCCCGGCCCTGGTCGACGGACTGGAGCCCTACGGCGTACCCGTGCTGATGGGCGCCCTGACACCGACCGAGATCGAAACCGCCCTCGCACGTGGCGCCGCCGCGATCAAACTCTTCCCCGGCTCCCTCGGCGGACCCGGCTATCTGAAGGCTCTCCGCGACCCGTTCCCCGAGGTGCCCTTCGTGCCCGTCGGCGGAGTGGACGCGCAGGCCGCCCGCGACTACCTCGACCGGGGCGCCCTCGCCGTGGGCGTCGGCTCACCGCTCGTCGGGGACGCGGCCGACGGCGGCGACCTGGGCCAACTCCGAGCCCGCGCGGCCGAGTTCCGCACGGTGACCGTCGGGGAGAGGCCGTGA